One Paucidesulfovibrio longus DSM 6739 genomic window carries:
- a CDS encoding tetratricopeptide repeat protein — MKQSIWRVIFACVLLALLGAVDAFAFGPGDEFFLAGVELDARGRPAEAVEAYTEAIKRCPADYEAFLNRGAAYVLLEQYELAIGDFTEVIRLHPADTDAWYNRGACWTEMGRYAEAVKDYDEALRLDPMDADAYYNRGYALLRLGRREEGVHDFRSVVRLEPTAGDAREQLGLAFWEQGDLDRACPELQEACDLGACEGLELAREKRHCR; from the coding sequence ATGAAGCAGAGCATTTGGAGAGTCATTTTCGCCTGCGTGTTGCTGGCGCTGCTGGGAGCGGTCGATGCGTTCGCCTTCGGTCCGGGGGACGAGTTTTTCCTCGCGGGCGTCGAGCTGGATGCCCGTGGACGACCAGCCGAGGCGGTGGAGGCCTATACGGAAGCGATCAAACGATGCCCGGCGGACTACGAGGCATTTCTCAACCGCGGCGCGGCGTACGTGCTCCTGGAGCAGTACGAGCTCGCCATCGGGGATTTCACGGAAGTCATCAGGCTGCATCCCGCGGATACGGACGCCTGGTACAACCGGGGCGCCTGCTGGACCGAGATGGGGCGCTACGCCGAGGCCGTGAAGGACTACGACGAAGCCTTGCGGCTCGATCCCATGGACGCGGACGCCTATTACAACCGGGGGTACGCCCTTTTGCGCCTGGGCAGGCGCGAGGAAGGCGTGCACGATTTCCGCTCGGTGGTGCGCCTGGAACCCACGGCCGGGGACGCGCGCGAGCAGCTCGGACTGGCTTTCTGGGAGCAGGGCGACCTCGACCGGGCCTGCCCGGAATTGCAGGAAGCCTGCGATCTGGGCGCTTGCGAGGGGCTGGAGCTGGCCCGCGAAAAACGCCACTGCCGCTGA
- the mazG gene encoding nucleoside triphosphate pyrophosphohydrolase: MSNNDSFSRLREIIETLTGPDGCPWDREQTPLSLCDYVVEEAFELVEAVRSGNADEAREELGDVLFLLLFIAHLYERQGEFRIEEAMDENRAKMIRRHPHVFSDTEFKDQAELLRAWERIKRSEKTDVQGTLPGVFDSLPKGLPPLLKSYRIHSKAARAGFTWESDADLERQLESEWAEWREAEASGDAEAMEREFGDYLFTLVELGRRKGIKANAALDFANRKFLSRFGHMERSAKAEGKELADMDLESMNALWDKAKSGERD; the protein is encoded by the coding sequence ATGAGCAACAACGATTCCTTTTCCCGACTGCGCGAAATCATCGAAACCCTGACCGGGCCGGACGGCTGCCCCTGGGACCGCGAGCAGACGCCGCTCTCCCTTTGCGACTATGTCGTGGAGGAGGCCTTCGAGCTGGTGGAGGCCGTGCGTTCCGGCAATGCGGACGAAGCCCGCGAGGAACTGGGCGACGTGCTCTTCCTCCTGCTCTTCATCGCCCATCTCTACGAGCGGCAGGGTGAATTCCGCATCGAGGAGGCCATGGACGAGAACCGGGCCAAGATGATCCGCCGCCACCCGCACGTTTTTTCCGACACCGAATTCAAGGACCAGGCCGAGCTGCTCCGCGCCTGGGAGCGGATCAAGCGTTCGGAAAAAACGGACGTGCAGGGCACGCTGCCCGGCGTCTTCGACTCGCTGCCCAAGGGACTTCCCCCGCTGCTGAAATCCTACCGCATCCACTCCAAGGCCGCCCGCGCGGGCTTCACCTGGGAAAGCGACGCGGACCTGGAACGCCAGCTCGAATCGGAATGGGCGGAATGGCGCGAGGCCGAGGCTTCCGGCGACGCCGAAGCCATGGAACGGGAATTCGGGGACTATCTTTTCACCCTCGTGGAGCTGGGCCGCCGCAAGGGCATCAAGGCCAACGCGGCCCTGGATTTCGCCAACCGCAAGTTCCTGAGCCGATTCGGACACATGGAGCGCAGCGCCAAGGCCGAGGGCAAAGAGCTGGCGGACATGGACCTCGAATCCATGAACGCGCTCTGGGACAAGGCCAAATCCGGGGAGCGGGACTGA
- a CDS encoding CvpA family protein produces the protein MNTLDVIFLSLMALLGFRGLFRGLVKEALSLGAIILGMLAVRHLSGYVAPHLAVHIQNPETVQAAAALVTFLGTVGLVWVAAKLLSDMLTYSPIGPVDKGLGFAFGLAEGYLACLAVLYLVRTVAPNAALHQESALAPLLLPGMRMLALALPDGIRQLLRGGA, from the coding sequence ATGAACACACTCGACGTCATTTTCCTGTCCCTCATGGCCTTGCTCGGATTCCGGGGCCTTTTCCGCGGACTGGTCAAGGAAGCGCTCTCCCTGGGCGCGATCATCCTGGGCATGCTCGCCGTCCGCCACCTGAGCGGATACGTGGCCCCGCATCTGGCCGTACACATCCAGAACCCGGAAACCGTGCAGGCCGCTGCGGCCCTGGTGACCTTTCTGGGGACGGTCGGGCTGGTCTGGGTCGCGGCCAAGCTGCTTTCGGACATGCTGACCTACAGTCCCATCGGTCCCGTGGACAAGGGGCTGGGCTTCGCCTTCGGCCTTGCCGAGGGCTATCTGGCCTGCCTGGCCGTGCTCTACCTCGTGCGCACCGTGGCCCCGAACGCGGCGCTGCACCAGGAGTCGGCTCTGGCTCCCCTGCTGCTGCCGGGGATGCGCATGCTCGCCCTGGCCCTGCCGGACGGGATCCGCCAGCTTCTGCGCGGCGGGGCCTGA
- the rfbC gene encoding dTDP-4-dehydrorhamnose 3,5-epimerase — MRISRTEFPGVLVLEPKVFQDKRGFFLESYNRAAFESCGLPVDFVQDNHAYSRGVGVLRGFHFQGPPAAQGKLVWVTRGAVVDVIVDIRKGSPTYGKWGQLRLTAHNFMRLYIPAGFAHAYMTLSEHTEFMYKVDAPYAPETEGGIRWNDPDLAVNWPAVWDRDEPVLSDKDRSLPLFGELESPFDYHPAPEQGL, encoded by the coding sequence ATGCGCATCAGTCGGACCGAGTTTCCAGGCGTGCTGGTCCTGGAGCCGAAGGTGTTTCAGGACAAGCGGGGATTTTTCCTGGAAAGCTACAACCGTGCGGCTTTCGAGAGCTGCGGCCTGCCTGTGGACTTCGTCCAGGACAACCACGCCTATTCCCGCGGTGTGGGAGTTCTGCGCGGTTTTCATTTCCAGGGGCCGCCCGCTGCCCAGGGCAAGCTGGTCTGGGTCACGCGCGGCGCCGTGGTGGACGTGATCGTGGACATCCGCAAAGGCTCCCCCACCTACGGCAAATGGGGCCAGCTGCGGCTCACGGCCCACAACTTCATGCGGCTGTATATCCCGGCTGGCTTCGCCCACGCCTACATGACCCTCTCCGAGCACACGGAGTTCATGTACAAGGTGGACGCGCCGTACGCGCCGGAAACCGAGGGCGGCATCCGCTGGAACGATCCGGACCTGGCCGTGAATTGGCCCGCCGTTTGGGACCGTGACGAGCCCGTGCTTTCGGACAAGGACCGCAGCCTGCCGCTGTTCGGCGAACTGGAATCCCCCTTCGATTACCATCCCGCACCGGAGCAGGGCTTATAG
- a CDS encoding mannose-1-phosphate guanylyltransferase/mannose-6-phosphate isomerase, producing the protein MNTSTDNASVGGGAGNRYCIVLAGGSGTRLWPLSRHLFPKQLISLDGDKPLLRQTMERAARLFDPRRLLVVTNEEHVFEVRRQVREVDPDVERNVLAEPLSRNTLPAVLLALDRIVREDPQALVAVMPSDQIIRDEDGLARGLERAFGLAAQDCFVTFGVPPRKAETGYGYVERGRALGNGAYEVDGFVEKPNLEMAERLAASGRHFWNSGMFVFRASFFLQAVAAHAPDLGSWWRTRDDEGGLASGYRRIRAVSVDYGLAEKLDDIVMVEAAFDWEDQGSWEAMYRLGEKDERGNVVRGDVMVVDCDGCLLVSEGGKLAAVGLRNMIMVQTRDATLACPLVDVQRVKEVVAALRSQGSSLAMSHPLVRRPWGSYLVLEDGPLYKIKRIEVLPGARLSSQMHHHRSEHWVVVQGTADVEIDGNAMILVENQSVDIPKTAMHRLSNPGRVPLEIIEIQSGTYLEEDDIVRFDDIYGRAK; encoded by the coding sequence ATGAATACGAGCACGGACAACGCATCTGTCGGCGGCGGCGCAGGAAACAGGTATTGCATCGTGCTGGCCGGAGGGTCGGGAACCCGGCTCTGGCCTCTCTCCCGCCATCTTTTCCCAAAGCAGCTCATCTCGCTCGACGGCGACAAGCCCCTGCTCCGCCAGACCATGGAACGGGCCGCCCGTCTCTTCGATCCCCGGCGGCTTCTGGTCGTGACCAACGAGGAGCACGTCTTCGAGGTGCGCCGGCAGGTCCGCGAAGTGGATCCGGACGTGGAGCGCAATGTGCTGGCCGAGCCGCTTTCCCGCAACACCCTGCCCGCGGTGCTTCTGGCCTTGGACCGCATCGTGCGCGAAGATCCGCAGGCCCTGGTGGCGGTGATGCCGTCGGATCAGATCATCCGGGACGAGGACGGGCTGGCGCGCGGCCTGGAGCGGGCCTTCGGGCTGGCCGCCCAGGACTGCTTCGTGACCTTCGGCGTGCCTCCGCGCAAGGCCGAGACGGGGTACGGGTACGTCGAGCGGGGACGTGCGCTGGGCAACGGCGCTTACGAAGTGGACGGCTTCGTGGAGAAGCCGAACCTCGAAATGGCGGAAAGGCTGGCCGCGAGCGGGCGGCACTTCTGGAACAGCGGCATGTTCGTGTTCCGGGCTTCGTTTTTTTTGCAGGCCGTGGCCGCGCACGCGCCGGACCTAGGCTCCTGGTGGCGGACCCGCGACGACGAAGGCGGGCTCGCCTCGGGCTATCGCCGCATCCGGGCCGTGTCCGTGGACTATGGCCTGGCGGAAAAGCTGGACGACATCGTCATGGTCGAGGCGGCCTTCGACTGGGAGGACCAGGGCAGCTGGGAGGCCATGTACCGTTTGGGCGAAAAGGACGAGCGCGGAAACGTGGTCCGGGGCGATGTCATGGTCGTGGACTGCGACGGCTGCCTTCTGGTTTCCGAAGGCGGCAAGCTCGCCGCCGTGGGCCTGCGGAACATGATCATGGTCCAAACCCGCGACGCGACGCTGGCCTGTCCCCTGGTGGACGTGCAGCGCGTCAAGGAAGTGGTGGCGGCGCTTCGCAGCCAGGGCAGTTCCCTGGCCATGAGCCACCCGTTGGTGCGCCGTCCCTGGGGGAGCTACCTGGTCCTGGAGGACGGGCCGCTTTACAAGATCAAGCGCATCGAGGTCTTGCCTGGCGCCCGGCTTTCCAGCCAGATGCACCACCACAGGTCGGAGCACTGGGTCGTGGTCCAGGGCACGGCGGACGTGGAGATCGACGGCAACGCCATGATCCTTGTGGAGAACCAGTCCGTGGACATTCCCAAGACGGCCATGCATCGGCTCTCCAACCCTGGGCGGGTGCCGCTCGAAATCATTGAAATTCAATCCGGAACGTATCTCGAGGAGGACGACATCGTCCGCTTCGACGACATTTATGGCCGCGCAAAATGA
- a CDS encoding cytochrome C, translated as MACEDCHYFREDGSYAGFPTNEECASCHDIGEPQDMVDALAAVTGSPDSIEDVLKQESGPEELDGVIMSTEPEDIKAEREFIVKYLAQGKEVPWYNYQFQPDNVYFSHKAHAQLTMAPAGQEGEHGEAEAAEAETEDGPNCNLCHPKDIHLSSNPAPFQENIFTGYSKMTMKMWQCERCHAQRHQDNACYVCHK; from the coding sequence ATGGCGTGTGAGGACTGTCACTACTTCCGCGAGGACGGCTCCTACGCCGGATTCCCGACCAACGAAGAGTGCGCCTCGTGTCACGACATCGGGGAACCCCAGGACATGGTTGACGCCCTTGCGGCCGTTACCGGAAGCCCGGATTCCATCGAGGACGTGCTCAAGCAGGAAAGCGGTCCGGAAGAGCTGGACGGCGTCATCATGAGCACCGAGCCCGAGGACATCAAGGCCGAACGTGAGTTCATCGTCAAGTACCTCGCGCAGGGCAAGGAAGTTCCCTGGTACAACTACCAGTTCCAGCCGGACAACGTTTATTTCTCGCACAAGGCGCACGCCCAGCTGACCATGGCTCCGGCCGGTCAGGAGGGCGAGCACGGCGAAGCCGAGGCTGCCGAGGCTGAAACCGAAGACGGGCCCAATTGCAATCTCTGCCATCCCAAGGACATTCATCTCAGCTCCAACCCGGCTCCTTTCCAGGAGAACATTTTCACCGGGTACAGCAAGATGACCATGAAGATGTGGCAGTGCGAGCGGTGCCATGCTCAGAGGCACCAGGACAACGCCTGCTACGTGTGCCACAAGTAA